One window from the genome of Brachionichthys hirsutus isolate HB-005 chromosome 19, CSIRO-AGI_Bhir_v1, whole genome shotgun sequence encodes:
- the rc3h2 gene encoding roquin-2, whose translation MPVQAAQWTEFLSCPICYNEFDSSGHQPISLGCSHTVCKTCLHKLHRKACPFDQTPISTDIDLLPVNCALLQLVGAQVPDVQPVSLSSRAEVENYEVCRVCVEELALYLKPISAATGVATPSPSVLSRPMQRKLVTLVNCQLVEEEGRVRAVRAGRSLGERTVTELILQHQNPQQLSANLWAAVRARGCQFLGPAMQEDALKLVLLALEDGSALSRKVLVLFVVQKLEARFPQASKTSIGHVVQLLYRASCFKVTKRDEDSSLMQLKEEFRTYEALRREHDAQIVHIAMEAGLRISPEQWSSLLYGDLVHKSHMQSIIDKLQSPESFAKSVQELTIVLQRTGDPANLTSLRPHLELLANIDHNQDAPATPWEELESVMLAVKLVIHGLVEFIQNFSKKSHDTPQPQSNSKYKTSMCRDLRQQGGCPRGTNCTFAHTQDELEKFRLRNKKSSSVGGHVFPLAPGVMGKTFTMEGSVHTDVALKGTGDNTAAATEGVPGVTRPQLISRGADMMEDTKRVVANGSGTASRSNGLSGASRNASGSTEQKPISPPRTPVSHSSASSPLTTVVQGDGGPPPPKHGPFMLRAAHPPQASELYYQEPHSGYDAAHYQPPSGPYYQSSLHPTHKPCMAPFLRSSNASESSLPPSMGPPPSSYPSDPQLPHPPPPSSSSGYSPHPPRDRMGPPAFHHHPGQSPYGPLAPAQCVYAPLYDSRRVWRPQLYHREDARSNSLPPEVLHSSVYQPPLRERFNSLDSNYCSGAEHHTALHRDYGRVPLGYEDLFRRKQEQWAHHHHHHHHHNANRPSQSSPIFAIDFGTEHVDSSGGQCVGCRFRGEEHLAHYSPWSCGTIGPCLSPFEPGKLTQTSALSCSEHSDGSGGGGVSGGGGKRWLHSLDHYRRLKDEDPIIPFSEAPIISKWGAISRAARTGYHTTDPVQATACQGAASTTPINFKDYNPQLDHGDYRWSSRGSDSSSHSSFLENDHLCASELHGRRTSISSGEKFVHDPQTPQTSCSRTQSEPDPDRDIELELCAFNLDDSDQPEIKSQQYPDLAVPQAQDASHLLPSPCSSPLLSSPVEEHSNTEGPLAEKMDAHLLKKMAFRKSLSPGGLVSGGLGMGKLLLRTGPPRPGDPSTRACPDTPATEMLLNGS comes from the exons ATGCCAGTGCAGGCAGCCCAGTGGACAGAGTTCCTGTCATGCCCCATTTGCTACAATGAGTTTGACAGCAGCGGCCACCAGCCCATCAGCCTGGGCTGCTCCCACACGGTGTGTAAGACCTGCCTGCACAAGCTGCACCGAAAGGCCTGCCCCTTCGATCAGACGCCCATCAGCACCGATATCGACCTGCTGCCGGTCAATTGTGCCCTGCTTCAGCTGGTGGGAGCTCAG GTCCCAGATGTGCAGCCGGTGAGcctgagcagcagagcagaggtGGAGAACTACGAGGTCTGCCGGGTGTGTGTAGAAGAGCTGGCTCTCTACCTTAAACCCATCAGCGCAGCGACag GTGTAGCGACTCCGAGTCCGAGCGTGCTCAGTCGGCCGATGCAGAGGAAGCTGGTGACCTTGGTGAACTGCCAGCTGGTTGAGGAGGAGGGTCGCGTGCGGGCGGTGCGGGCAGGCCGGTCGCTGGGGGAACGGACCGTAACCGAGCTGATCCTGCAGCACCAGAATCCCCAGCAGTTGTCTGCCAACCTCTGGGCTGCGGTGAGGGCGCGGGGATGCCAGTTCCTGGGACCTG CTATGCAAGAAGATGCACTGAAACTGGTTTTGCTGGCCCTTGAGGATGGCTCTGCCTTGTCCAGGAAGgtgttggttttgtttgttgtccAGAAACTTGAGGCTCGGTTCCCTCAGGCCTCCAAAACCAGCATAGGTCACGTGGTGCAGCTTCTCTACAGGGCATCCTGCTTCAAG GTGACTAAGCGTGATGAAGACTCCTCATTGATGCAGCTGAAGGAAGAGTTTCGGACCTACGAGGCTCTGAGGAGGGAACATGACGCGCAGATTGTCCACATCGCCATGGAGGCCGGACTGCGGATTTCACCTGAGCAGTGGTCCTCTCTGCTTTATGGAGACCTGGTCCATAAGTCTCATATGCAGTCCATTATTGACAAG TTGCAGTCCCCAGAGTCCTTTGCAAAGAGCGTTCAGGAACTGACCATCGTTCTGCAGAGAACCGGAGACCCCGCCAACCTCACAAGCCTTAGACCACACCTCGAGCTACTCGCCAACATAGACCACAACCAGG ATGCCCCGGCAACCCCGTGGGAAGAGCTGGAAAGTGTAATGCTCGCTGTGAAGTTGGTGATTCATGGGCTCGTGGAGTTCATACAGAATTTCAGCAAGAAGAGCCACGACACTCCACAG CCTCAATCCAACAGCAAGTACAAGACCAGCATGTGCCGAGATCTTCGTCAGCAGGGAGGCTGTCCGCGAGGAACCAACTGCACATTTGCACACACGCAGGATGAGCTGGAGAA ATTCAGACTGAGGAACAAGAAGAGCAGCAGCGTGGGGGGCCACGTGTTCCCTTTAGCGCCGGGGGTCATGGGTAAAACCTTCACCATGGAGGGCAGCGTCCACACAGATGTGGCGCTCAAAGGAACAGGCGATAACACGGCGGCCGCGACGGAGGGAGTGCCTGGCGTGACTCGCCCCCAGCTGATCTCTAGAGGCGCTGACATGATGGAGGACACGAAGAGAGTAGTGGCAAACGGATCCGGTACGGCCAGCAGGTCCAACGGGCTGTCCGGCGCCAGCAGAAACGCATCAGGGTCAACTGAACA gaaGCCCATCTCTCCTCCCAGGACGCCAGTCAGCCActcatcagcatcatctcctTTGACAACAGTCGTGCAGGGTGATGGCGGGCCTCCTCCGCCCAAACATGGCCCATTCATGCTGCGTGCAGCGCACCCTCCTCAGGCATCAGAGCTGTACTACCAGGAGCCCCACTCTGGTTATGACGCTGCCCATTACCAGCCACCGT CAGGTCCCTACTACCAATCCTCTCTCCATCCCACACACAAGCCCTGCATGGCTCCGTTTCTTCGGTCCTCCAATGCCTCAGAGTCCTCCCTTCCGCCCTCCATGGGTCCGCCGCCGTCTTCCTACCCGAGCGATCCTCAACTGCCGCATCcacctcctccgtcctcctcctcggggtACTCGCCACACCCGCCCAGAGATCGAATGGGACCTCCGGCCTTCCATCACCACCCGGGGCAGTCTCCGTACGGGCCTCTGGCTCCTGCTCAGTGTGTCTACGCTCCTCTCTACGACAGCCGGAGAGTTTGGAGGCCTCAG CTGTATCACAGAGAGGATGCCAGGAGTAACTCGTTGCCTCCAGAGGTGCTGCACTCCTCCGTCTACCAGCCTCCACTCAGGGAGAGATTCAACTCTCTAGACAGCAACTACTGCTCTGGAGCTGAGCACCACACGGCTCTGCACAGG GATTATGGCCGCGTTCCCCTGGGCTACGAGGATCTGttcaggaggaagcaggagcagtgggctcatcatcatcatcaccaccaccatcacaaCGCGAACAGGCCCTCGCAGTCATCCCCCATCTTCGCCATCGATTTTGGAACCGAG CATGTGGACAGCAGTGGGGGCCAGTGTGTGGGCTGCAGGTTCCGAGGCGAGGAACATTTAGCGCACTACTCCCCGTGGTCCTGCGGCACCATTGGACCCTGCCTCAGCCCCTTTGAGCCTGGAAAGCTCACGCAGACGTCGGCTCTCTCCTGCTCAGAGCACTCG GACGGTAGTGGAGGCGGAGGtgttagcggcggcggcgggaagCGATGGCTGCATTCATTGGATCACTACCGCCGCCTGAAAGACGAGGACCCCATCATTCCCTTCAGTGAGGCGCCCATTATCTCTAAGTGGGGTGCCATATCCAGGGCGGCACGCACGGGCTACCACACCACCGACCCGGTGCAAGCCACAGCCTGCCAGGGCGCCGCCAGCACCACGCCCATCAACTTCAAAG ATTACAACCCCCAACTGGATCACGGCGACTACAGGTGGAGCTCGAGAGGATCGGACTCTTCCAGCCACTCAAGCTTCCTGGAGAA tgaCCACCTCTGTGCGTCAGAGCTTCATGGTCGCAGGACTTCAATAAGCAGCGGCGAGAAGTTCGTCCACGATCCGCAAACGCCTCAGACGTCCTGCAGCCGGACGCAGAGCGAACCGGACCCGGATCGAGACATTGAACTCGAACTGTGTGCTTTCAACCTGGACGACTCCGACCAGCCCGAGATCAAGTCTCAG CAGTATCCAGACCTTGCTGTCCCACAGGCTCAGGATGCTTCCCACCTCCTTCCgtctccctgctcctctcccctcctctcttctccggTAGAGGAGCATTCCAACACAGAGGGTCCTTTGGCAGAAAAGATGGATGCTCACCTGCTTAAAAAGATGGCCTTCAG gaagtctctgtctcctggtggGTTGGTCTCAGGAGGTCTTGGCATGGGGAAGCTGTTGCTTCGGACTGGACCTCCTCGGCCTGGGGACCCCTCCACCCGGGCTTGTCCTGATACACCTGCAACGGAGATGCTACTCAATGGAAGCTAA